ATGCCCTCATCCGCGTTTCAGTTGGTATAGAAAATATAGATGAACTTATCGAGGATTTCAGCGCGGCGCTTTCGATGTCACATGTGAAAGAAGCAAAACGCGCGTAAGACATATTAAGAATGGTTTAGCGGCAGTTTATACTTAAGCGGATGTCGATTGTGAATCCAGTTTGGATATTGTTGGGTTTATATCACACCATTTTAATGTTCTTGAAACCGAACACTATGGCCCATATCTATTCTTACATCCGTTTATCAGAGTAAACAAATACCGAAAGGGATTGCTTGTCCACCAACAAGTCGTGTATACTTCTGTGGTATGATGATTATAAAAGCCTGCTTTACTACCTTCTTGCGGCCAATGCGGAAATTGTTTTCTTTTTGATTTATGAATTTTGAACGATTTATCGCTCGGCGCTATTTTCATTCAGGGCGTTTCTTCATTTCCGTTTCAACCTGGATAACAATCTTAGGTGTTATGCTTGGTGTGGCGACGGTATGCTTTGTCATGTCCATGCACAACGGATTCGAATCGGAAATACGAACCCGTCTGCTTGGCACAACCTCCCATGTCTCAATTTTCCCGTCACAAGGCGGACTTATCGAAAACTATGACGTCATTGTCTCACAGGTCCAGCGTATGCCGGGCGTGGTGGCGGCTTCGCCATTTATTTTTTATAAGGCAGGGATTTCGTCTGCATCGGCTGGCGACGGAATCATCATTCGAGGTATTGAACCCGAACAAGAAAATCGGACTTCGGAAATAGAACGGGATATAAAGGCCGGCGAATACGGATTCAGTGAAACGGTTACTCACGATGACACGCTCTCGGGGATCATGCTCGGAAGTGGTTTGGCAGACAGACTCGGCGTCTTTCTTGAAGATCCGGTGGTACTATATTCAATGAGGGGCGAAGACCTTCAGAAAAACATACGGCCTCGAGTCGCCAAATTTTTAGTCACAGCAATTTTTGAAACAGGCATGTACGAGTTTGACGGCCAGCTTGCATATATATCACTTTCCTCAGCACAGGATTTATTCAAGACCGGCAATACCGCCACAGCGGTGCATTTGAAACTGAATGATATCAATGCCGCCGAAAGTGTCGCTCGTGAGATTGATTCGGCGCTGGACTATGAATACGACGTTGTGCCTTGGACAGTTCTGCATAAGAACTTGTTTACCTGGATTGCCATTGAGAAGAAAATACTCTTTCTCGGTTTCACACTGATAGTTATTGTCGCCGCCTTTTCAATCATCTCAACCCTCGTTATGCTGACGATGGAGAAGAGAGCGGAAATTGGAATATTGAAAACAATGGGAACAACACCCGGCGCAATAAGAAAAATTTTCGTCTATAAAGGACTGATGATTGCAGTGGTCGGAGTCATACTCGGCTGGACGCTTGCCGCGATTGCGGCTTGGGTGCAGAACACATATGAGATAATAACATTGCCGGGGGACATTTACTTTATCTCATATTTGCCGATAGATGTACATCTGATGGATTTTGCCATCGCAGGGCTTGTCACTGTCCTCATCTGTTTTGCCGCCGCAATCTATCCTGCCGATCAAGCCGCTCGTATGTCCGTGGTTGATGTCTTAAGACAATAATAAGGTTGAATTTGGATATGTTGCTAAATCTTTGCTGAAATATGGCGAAAATCATTGTAACGCCTTAGTATAACTAATAGGACTGTAAAAAACGAAATGACGGACGAAGTAATGCACATTCTATCTGCTAACAATGTCTATCGGGATTTTAAAACGGCAACGGGCACGTTGTCTGTCTTAAAGGGTATATCTATGAACTTGCAGAAGGGTGAAACTGCCGCCGTGACAGGCGCTTCCGGTGTCGGCAAATCAACTCTTCTGCATATTCTGGGCGGATTGGACAAACCGACTCGAGGCGAAGTTTCTATCAGCGATGTTCCCCTTCACAGCCGATCAGAAAAAGAGCTTGCCCGTTTTCGAGTGAACACTGTCGGGTTCGTCTTTCAGTTTCATTACCTTCTTGATGATTTTACCGCTCTTGAAAATGTCATGATCCCCCATCTTCTTGCTGGTCGCAAGACCGCCGAGGCCGCCGAGCGGGGGGAACAACTCCTGCAGGAGGTCGGTTTGAGTGAAAGGAGAGGTCACCGCCCGAAAGAACTGTCTGGAGGTGAGCAACAACGAGTCGCTGTCGCGCGTGCGCTGGCCAATAATCCAGCGGTTGTCCTTGCCGATGAACCATCTGGAAATCTCGACACGGCAACTGGAGGCGCGTTGCACGAGCTGCTCTTTCGACTCGCCCGGGAAAAACAAGTGACATTTCTGATTGCCACACACAATCGGGATTTGGCTGCTCATTGCGACCGCGAATTTCAAATGGCCGATGGACGCATAGTCGAAGTACGTTGAGCTGGAGAAAAGATAGTATATGGTATGTCAGGATTGTAAAAAACGCGAAGCTCAGGTTCACCTTACCCAGATTGTGAACAATGAAAAGCTGATGCTTTCACTGTGCCGCGAATGCGCCGCGGCTCGTGGATTCAACTCCCCGTTGGATAATATGCCGTTTCCATTGGCAGAAATCCTGGCTGGACTGGCCAAGGATATCGCCGTCTCGACTGGACATTTTCCGACTGAACCGCTGGAGTGTGCCCATTGTAAACTGACATTTGACGAGTTCACTAAACTTGGCCGGTTCGGATGCGGGCGGTGCTACGCGGCATTCAGACCCCGGCTTGAGTCGATCATGAGAAAAATTCACGGCGCAGCCATTCACAGAGGGAAAAATCCCAACATTCAGACCACGGGGTTTGACAACACCCTGCCGGTGAAGGAAGAAGAACGATTAGAGGCTCGATTGCGGAAAGCAATTGAAGACGAAGATTTTGAACGCGCGGCCGAACTAAGGGATAAACTGCGTTCGGTTAAGGAAAGTTTTCCCGTTGATAAATAACGGGAGAGGGCAGTAAAATGACTACAATGTTTGAAGACATGGCAAAATCGCCCGCCGCATGGCTCTCCGGTAAAGGCGAAGAAGCGTTGGTGGTTCTTTCCACCCGCGTACGGCTTGCCCGAAATGTGGCAGGCTGCAATTATCCGACTTCCTCAGACAGCGAGACGCGCCGCAGAGTTATCACCTACTTTGATTCTTCGGTGACGCGATCCAAATCCCTTGCTCAGGGAATGTATTTCAAAGCATCTGATATCGACGAGATGGGCCGAGATTTTCTTGTCGAACGACATTTGATTTCTCCGGTTTTCCTCACTGGCGATTCGTCGAAGGCTCTTTGGATCGGGGCCGAGGAGCGGGTTTCAGTGATGGTCAATGAAGAAGACCACCTCCGTGTGCAGGCCCTCTCCCCGGGACTTGATCCCCAAGGCTCATTTACTTTGGCAATGCAATATGAGAGCGAGATAGGCCGGTATCTTGAGTACGACTATGATCCCGATTTTGGATATCTGACGGCCTGTCCGACAAATGCCGGTACAGGGATGAGAGCATCGGTGCTTATTCACCTGCCCGGGTTGGTTCTCACCCGAGATATAGATAAGGTGATATCCCGTATTACCCGTACCGGTCTGATAGTACGCGGATTCTACGGGGAAGGCTCGGATGTTTTAGGAAATCTTTTCCAAGTTTCCAATCAAAATACGCTGGGCGTCTCAGAATCTGATATATTGAATCAGATAACACGAGTGACCCGTGAAATAATAGACGACGAAGCCCAAGCGCGGACGCGTCTAATGGATGAAGCGGCTGATATGATTGAAGACAAAATCTGGCGCGCGTATGGCATCCTCAAAAATGCGCGGATGCTGACTGCGGATGAAGTGATGAATCTGCTCTCTGCGTTACGCCTTGGTCATGCTATGAAAATTATCGATTTCCTTTCTATACCGTTGATTAATGACATTCTACTTCTCTCTCAGCCGGCGCACCTTCAGAAATTTTACGGACGCGAGCTTGATACAAGCAAACGCGACTTCGTGCGAGCGCAGATGGTAAGAGAGAAGTTGCGGAACACAGGCGTGTAAGATACTGTTTATGTATTGCATGAGTATGTATGTGAACGTATATTGCATTTAGAAGCAAAGGATATAAAACCATGAACGAGATGTTTACCGAGTCAGCCCGCAAGGCAATCGAATATGCCCGCGACGAAGCCGCGCGCCTCA
This genomic interval from Candidatus Zixiibacteriota bacterium contains the following:
- a CDS encoding ABC transporter permease, with amino-acid sequence MNFERFIARRYFHSGRFFISVSTWITILGVMLGVATVCFVMSMHNGFESEIRTRLLGTTSHVSIFPSQGGLIENYDVIVSQVQRMPGVVAASPFIFYKAGISSASAGDGIIIRGIEPEQENRTSEIERDIKAGEYGFSETVTHDDTLSGIMLGSGLADRLGVFLEDPVVLYSMRGEDLQKNIRPRVAKFLVTAIFETGMYEFDGQLAYISLSSAQDLFKTGNTATAVHLKLNDINAAESVAREIDSALDYEYDVVPWTVLHKNLFTWIAIEKKILFLGFTLIVIVAAFSIISTLVMLTMEKRAEIGILKTMGTTPGAIRKIFVYKGLMIAVVGVILGWTLAAIAAWVQNTYEIITLPGDIYFISYLPIDVHLMDFAIAGLVTVLICFAAAIYPADQAARMSVVDVLRQ
- a CDS encoding ABC transporter ATP-binding protein, translated to MHILSANNVYRDFKTATGTLSVLKGISMNLQKGETAAVTGASGVGKSTLLHILGGLDKPTRGEVSISDVPLHSRSEKELARFRVNTVGFVFQFHYLLDDFTALENVMIPHLLAGRKTAEAAERGEQLLQEVGLSERRGHRPKELSGGEQQRVAVARALANNPAVVLADEPSGNLDTATGGALHELLFRLAREKQVTFLIATHNRDLAAHCDREFQMADGRIVEVR
- a CDS encoding UvrB/UvrC motif-containing protein; this translates as MVCQDCKKREAQVHLTQIVNNEKLMLSLCRECAAARGFNSPLDNMPFPLAEILAGLAKDIAVSTGHFPTEPLECAHCKLTFDEFTKLGRFGCGRCYAAFRPRLESIMRKIHGAAIHRGKNPNIQTTGFDNTLPVKEEERLEARLRKAIEDEDFERAAELRDKLRSVKESFPVDK
- a CDS encoding protein arginine kinase codes for the protein MTTMFEDMAKSPAAWLSGKGEEALVVLSTRVRLARNVAGCNYPTSSDSETRRRVITYFDSSVTRSKSLAQGMYFKASDIDEMGRDFLVERHLISPVFLTGDSSKALWIGAEERVSVMVNEEDHLRVQALSPGLDPQGSFTLAMQYESEIGRYLEYDYDPDFGYLTACPTNAGTGMRASVLIHLPGLVLTRDIDKVISRITRTGLIVRGFYGEGSDVLGNLFQVSNQNTLGVSESDILNQITRVTREIIDDEAQARTRLMDEAADMIEDKIWRAYGILKNARMLTADEVMNLLSALRLGHAMKIIDFLSIPLINDILLLSQPAHLQKFYGRELDTSKRDFVRAQMVREKLRNTGV